In the genome of Nonlabens sp. MB-3u-79, one region contains:
- the secG gene encoding preprotein translocase subunit SecG, giving the protein MTTFYIFLALIVLVSFLLIVVIMVQNPKGGGLSSSFGGGGTQQLGGVKKTGDFLDKSTWVLSTALLVLILLASTTLIQGKEQSAIDVTDPTSVEAPVSTPSPANTTTEETSTDK; this is encoded by the coding sequence ATGACAACATTCTATATCTTTTTAGCGCTTATCGTACTGGTATCATTTTTATTAATCGTGGTGATCATGGTGCAAAACCCTAAGGGTGGCGGATTATCATCAAGTTTTGGCGGCGGCGGAACGCAGCAATTAGGTGGTGTAAAGAAAACTGGTGATTTTTTAGATAAAAGTACCTGGGTTCTTTCTACAGCTCTTTTAGTGCTTATTCTTCTCGCAAGTACAACACTTATTCAAGGGAAAGAGCAAAGTGCTATTGATGTTACAGACCCAACATCAGTTGAGGCTCCTGTAAGCACACCAAGTCCAGCAAACACAACAACTGAAGAAACGTCTACTGACAAGTAG
- the lptE gene encoding LPS assembly lipoprotein LptE has product MIFRNLRFLLVGLAFLSLTSCGFYSLSGVTLPADVKTFQVDYFGYQATLVEPGIERTFTLDLQDLIQDQSRLSLVTRNGDYLYQGEITRFYIAPMTATANSTASQSRLTIEINLRFTNTKIDEESFEKKYSFFYDYSANIQLQGSALETALEVIYEQITQDIFNDTLAKW; this is encoded by the coding sequence ATGATCTTTAGAAACTTGCGCTTCTTACTAGTCGGTCTTGCTTTTTTAAGCTTGACCTCCTGCGGCTTTTACAGCTTAAGCGGTGTCACACTTCCAGCAGATGTAAAAACTTTTCAGGTTGATTATTTTGGCTATCAAGCTACCCTTGTGGAACCGGGTATTGAAAGGACCTTTACGCTTGATTTACAAGATTTAATCCAAGACCAATCTCGATTAAGCCTGGTTACTAGAAATGGTGATTATCTATATCAGGGAGAAATTACGAGGTTTTACATTGCTCCTATGACTGCAACGGCAAACAGTACGGCATCACAAAGCAGACTGACCATTGAAATCAACCTAAGATTTACCAATACTAAAATTGATGAAGAAAGTTTTGAGAAAAAGTATAGCTTTTTCTATGACTATAGCGCAAACATACAACTACAAGGTAGTGCGCTAGAAACTGCACTAGAAGTGATCTATGAACAGATTACTCAAGATATTTTTAACGATACACTGGCAAAATGGTAG
- a CDS encoding sigma 54-interacting transcriptional regulator, whose translation MESVQSVKQRFELIGNDPSFNRSIEKALQVAPTDISVLVTGESGVGKESIPKIIHSQSFRKHAKYIAVNCGAIPEGTIDSELFGHEKGAFTGATSTRSGYFEVADGGTIFLDEVGELPLPTQVRLLRVLENGEFLKVGSSGTQKTDVRIVAATNVKLFEAIEKGKFREDLYYRLSTVEIDLPPLRERKGDIHLLFRKFASDFAMKYKMPTLRLDENAISMLTNYRWSGNIRQLRNIAEQISVLEKERNITAAMLQNYLPDAGKNLPAVIGEKKRSESEFANEREILYKVLFDMKNDLNDLKKLTNELMESGSSKDVREDNPGLIKRIYGSQESSEQDYEDVIDNAYDFNQEEPVTPSNTPSTETNHYVEPAATAAASDRYDFAQEIVEEESLSLADKEIELIKKSLERHKGKRKAAADDLGISERTLYRKIKQYDL comes from the coding sequence ATGGAAAGTGTACAATCGGTTAAACAGCGTTTTGAACTTATAGGTAACGACCCTAGTTTTAATAGGTCTATTGAAAAAGCCTTGCAAGTTGCTCCTACAGATATCTCGGTGCTTGTTACTGGAGAAAGTGGTGTTGGTAAGGAAAGTATTCCTAAAATTATTCACTCGCAATCCTTTAGAAAACACGCTAAGTATATCGCAGTCAACTGTGGTGCAATTCCCGAGGGAACCATAGATTCTGAATTATTTGGCCATGAAAAAGGAGCTTTTACGGGAGCTACCTCCACTAGATCTGGTTATTTTGAAGTGGCTGATGGAGGAACTATTTTCCTAGATGAAGTAGGAGAATTGCCGCTGCCCACCCAAGTGCGTTTATTGCGTGTATTGGAAAACGGAGAATTTCTTAAGGTAGGGTCTTCGGGAACACAAAAAACAGATGTACGTATCGTAGCGGCTACTAATGTAAAACTGTTTGAAGCCATCGAGAAAGGGAAATTTAGAGAAGATCTTTATTATCGATTGAGTACGGTAGAAATAGATTTGCCCCCATTAAGAGAACGCAAAGGGGATATTCACTTGCTTTTTAGAAAATTTGCGAGTGACTTTGCTATGAAGTATAAGATGCCCACACTACGACTCGATGAGAATGCCATTTCCATGCTTACTAATTACAGATGGAGCGGTAACATAAGACAACTGCGCAATATTGCAGAGCAAATTAGTGTTTTAGAAAAGGAGCGTAACATCACCGCAGCTATGTTACAAAACTATTTGCCTGATGCAGGAAAAAATTTACCAGCAGTAATAGGTGAAAAGAAAAGAAGCGAAAGCGAGTTTGCTAACGAGCGGGAGATCTTATACAAAGTGTTGTTTGATATGAAAAATGATCTCAACGACCTTAAAAAGCTGACCAATGAGCTTATGGAAAGCGGTAGTTCCAAAGATGTAAGAGAAGATAACCCAGGGTTGATCAAACGTATTTATGGCAGTCAGGAAAGCAGCGAGCAAGATTATGAAGATGTGATCGATAATGCTTACGACTTCAACCAGGAAGAACCAGTTACCCCATCAAATACCCCTAGCACAGAAACCAATCACTATGTAGAACCTGCAGCAACAGCAGCAGCTAGCGATCGTTACGATTTTGCACAAGAAATAGTGGAAGAGGAATCACTTTCTTTGGCAGACAAGGAAATAGAATTGATAAAAAAGTCTTTAGAAAGACATAAAGGAAAAAGAAAAGCCGCTGCAGATGATCTTGGAATCTCAGAACGCACGCTTTACCGTAAAATCAAACAATATGATCTTTAG
- the miaB gene encoding tRNA (N6-isopentenyl adenosine(37)-C2)-methylthiotransferase MiaB gives MEKIIEEEKQGTAVLLEHNAKNTRKLYIESFGCQMNFSDSEIVASILAKEGFNTTNNMEEADLVLVNTCSIRDKAEQTVRKRLEKYNRVKNKKNPNMKVGVLGCMAERLKSKFLEEEKIVDMVVGPDAYKDLPNLVAEIDEGREAVNVLLSKDETYGDIAPVRLNSNGVTAFVSITRGCDNMCTFCVVPFTRGRERSRDPHSIMEEVNDLWNKGFREITLLGQNVDSFLWYGGGLKKDFKKASKMAKATAVDFAQLLHKVANAHPHLRVRFSTSNPQDISDDVLHAIAAHRNICNYIHLPVQSGSDRILKEMNRLHTREEYMRLIDRVHAIIPECAVSQDMITGFPTETEEEHQDTLSLMEYVKYDYGFMFAYSERPGTMAARKLEDDVPEETKSRRLSEIIAVQRRTGHERAQYFVGKTVECLIEKESKKSDQHWAGRNTQNYVAIFDKENYKVGESVMVEITDCTSATLIGKAIGYSDLEGPLTYDTV, from the coding sequence ATGGAAAAGATTATTGAAGAAGAAAAACAAGGAACTGCTGTCTTGTTGGAGCATAATGCAAAAAACACCCGCAAACTCTATATAGAAAGTTTCGGCTGTCAGATGAACTTTTCTGACAGTGAGATCGTTGCCTCTATTCTTGCAAAAGAAGGATTCAACACCACTAACAATATGGAAGAAGCAGACCTTGTACTGGTAAACACTTGTTCCATACGTGACAAGGCCGAACAAACTGTGCGTAAAAGACTAGAGAAATACAACCGTGTAAAGAATAAGAAAAACCCTAATATGAAAGTAGGTGTTCTTGGTTGTATGGCGGAACGTTTGAAATCTAAATTTCTAGAAGAAGAAAAGATTGTTGATATGGTCGTAGGACCAGATGCCTATAAAGACCTACCTAATCTAGTAGCTGAGATCGATGAAGGCCGGGAGGCCGTTAACGTACTTCTTTCTAAAGATGAAACCTACGGAGACATTGCGCCAGTGCGATTAAACTCTAATGGAGTAACCGCTTTTGTATCCATTACAAGAGGCTGTGATAATATGTGTACGTTTTGCGTTGTTCCCTTTACTCGTGGTCGGGAACGCAGCCGTGATCCACACTCTATTATGGAAGAAGTCAATGACCTATGGAACAAGGGTTTTAGAGAGATTACTTTATTGGGACAGAATGTAGATTCTTTCCTCTGGTATGGCGGCGGACTCAAAAAAGATTTTAAGAAAGCGAGTAAAATGGCTAAAGCTACGGCGGTTGATTTTGCTCAATTATTACATAAAGTAGCTAACGCACACCCACATTTAAGAGTGCGGTTCTCTACGAGCAATCCGCAAGATATTAGCGATGATGTACTCCATGCAATCGCAGCGCACAGAAATATTTGCAACTACATTCACTTACCTGTTCAATCTGGAAGTGATCGTATTTTAAAAGAAATGAACCGCTTGCACACGCGTGAAGAATACATGAGACTCATCGATCGCGTTCATGCTATCATACCAGAATGTGCGGTTTCTCAGGACATGATTACTGGTTTCCCAACAGAAACAGAAGAAGAACATCAAGACACTTTGAGTCTTATGGAGTATGTAAAATACGATTACGGTTTTATGTTTGCTTATTCAGAGCGGCCAGGAACTATGGCAGCTCGCAAACTGGAAGATGATGTGCCAGAAGAAACTAAAAGCCGCAGACTTAGTGAAATCATCGCTGTTCAAAGAAGAACAGGTCATGAAAGAGCCCAATACTTTGTAGGTAAAACGGTAGAGTGTCTTATAGAAAAAGAATCTAAGAAATCTGATCAACACTGGGCTGGAAGAAACACCCAGAATTACGTTGCCATTTTTGACAAGGAAAATTATAAAGTAGGTGAATCTGTGATGGTAGAAATTACGGATTGTACAAGCGCAACTTTAATAGGGAAAGCCATAGGTTATAGCGACCTGGAAGGACCATTAACTTACGATACCGTGTAA
- the topA gene encoding type I DNA topoisomerase, with translation MAKNLVIVESPAKAKTIEKFLGKDFKVESSFGHIADLPSKELGVDVDKNFAPKYVVSSDKKDLVKKLKKLAAASDMVWLASDEDREGEAIAWHLSEQLDLKKEKTKRIVFNAITKSAVQKAIDNPRSIDYDLVNAQQARRILDRIVGYEISPILWRKVKGGASAGRVQSVAVRLIVEREEEILNFNSENFFRVDADFNTADGSLLKAKLPSNLKSLQAAQDFLNINKGAKFDVADLVKKPAKKSPAPPFTTSTLQQEASRKLFFNVSRTMQLAQRLYEAGLITYMRTDSVNLSNEAKDGAQEEISKTYGEQYHKERNYKGKSKGAQEAHEAIRPTNFAVSSSGADRDQTRLYELIWKRAIASQMSDAKLERTNVTITADTHDKKFTASGEIVKFEGFLKVYLESTDDEDLEQQGLLPDLKIGQNLLNKRITATERFSRPPYRYTEASLVKQLEELGIGRPSTYAPTITTIQNRKYIEKGQSEGLERDYVQLTLSEDKVAEKKLTEKTGSDKNKMIPTDVGRVVNNFLVEHFGSILDYNFTANVEESFDNIAEGKEVWTDMMSLFYKTFHPTVQDVAENAEREVGERILGTHPESGKPISVRLGRFGAMAQIGSAEDEEKPEFASLLPTQNLNTITLEEVMELFKLPRTVGEYNGHPVEVNQGRFGPYVKFNEKTFVSLEKDDDPMTLTFERAAELIQMKEIADAPVYVYDEQPVTKGAGRFGPYIKWAGMFISVNKKYDFDNLSNDDIETLIKDKIQKEKDKLIVDWEEEGIRIEKARWGRHNIIKGKIKVEIAKEIDPLKVTLERAQELIAKKTPKKKAAAKKKAPAKKKAPAKKKTTKK, from the coding sequence ATGGCAAAGAACCTTGTTATTGTAGAGTCGCCGGCAAAGGCAAAAACGATAGAAAAATTTCTAGGAAAGGATTTTAAAGTGGAGTCCAGTTTTGGACATATCGCTGATCTTCCGTCAAAGGAATTAGGTGTGGATGTGGATAAAAATTTTGCTCCTAAATACGTAGTGAGTAGCGATAAGAAGGATCTGGTAAAAAAGCTCAAAAAATTAGCTGCTGCTTCAGACATGGTTTGGCTGGCGAGTGATGAAGACCGAGAGGGTGAAGCTATTGCATGGCACTTGTCAGAGCAACTTGACCTTAAAAAAGAAAAGACCAAGAGAATTGTTTTTAACGCCATTACTAAAAGTGCTGTTCAAAAAGCCATTGATAATCCAAGGTCTATAGATTACGACTTGGTAAATGCGCAACAAGCACGTCGTATTCTAGACCGTATTGTAGGTTATGAAATATCGCCTATTTTATGGCGTAAGGTAAAAGGAGGGGCTAGTGCAGGCCGTGTGCAGTCAGTAGCTGTGCGATTAATCGTAGAGCGTGAAGAGGAAATATTAAACTTTAATTCTGAAAATTTCTTTAGAGTTGATGCAGATTTTAATACGGCAGATGGTTCCTTGCTAAAAGCAAAGTTGCCAAGTAATTTAAAATCACTTCAAGCAGCTCAAGATTTCCTTAATATCAATAAAGGAGCAAAATTTGATGTGGCTGACCTTGTTAAAAAGCCAGCAAAAAAGTCTCCAGCACCCCCGTTTACAACTTCTACCTTACAGCAAGAAGCTTCACGTAAATTGTTTTTTAATGTAAGTCGTACCATGCAATTGGCACAACGTCTTTACGAAGCAGGACTCATCACTTATATGAGAACAGACTCGGTGAACTTAAGTAATGAAGCAAAGGATGGAGCACAAGAAGAAATAAGCAAAACCTACGGAGAGCAATACCACAAGGAACGCAACTATAAAGGGAAGTCTAAAGGTGCTCAAGAAGCGCATGAAGCTATACGTCCAACTAATTTTGCTGTTTCCAGCTCTGGTGCCGATCGCGACCAGACACGTCTGTATGAATTGATCTGGAAAAGAGCGATTGCCAGTCAGATGAGTGATGCCAAATTAGAACGTACCAATGTCACCATTACAGCAGATACCCACGATAAGAAATTTACAGCTAGTGGAGAGATTGTAAAGTTTGAAGGATTCCTTAAGGTATATCTAGAAAGTACTGATGATGAAGACCTAGAGCAACAAGGTTTACTGCCAGATCTTAAAATAGGACAAAACTTGCTAAATAAAAGGATCACCGCGACAGAGCGTTTTTCAAGACCTCCGTATCGTTATACAGAGGCTTCTTTAGTAAAACAATTAGAAGAATTAGGAATAGGACGTCCATCAACTTACGCACCTACCATTACGACTATACAGAACAGGAAATATATTGAAAAAGGCCAGTCTGAAGGTCTAGAACGGGACTATGTGCAACTTACTTTAAGTGAAGATAAAGTGGCAGAGAAAAAGCTTACCGAGAAAACAGGTTCTGATAAAAATAAAATGATTCCTACTGACGTAGGTCGGGTGGTCAACAACTTTTTAGTAGAACACTTTGGTAGTATTTTAGATTATAATTTCACTGCAAACGTGGAAGAGTCTTTTGATAATATTGCTGAGGGTAAAGAAGTATGGACTGATATGATGAGTCTTTTCTATAAGACTTTCCATCCTACGGTACAAGATGTTGCAGAAAATGCAGAGCGAGAAGTAGGAGAACGTATTTTAGGGACTCATCCAGAAAGTGGTAAGCCTATCAGTGTGCGTTTGGGGAGATTTGGTGCTATGGCACAAATCGGTAGTGCAGAAGATGAGGAGAAGCCTGAATTTGCAAGTTTACTGCCTACTCAAAACTTGAATACCATTACGCTAGAGGAAGTCATGGAGTTGTTCAAGTTGCCGAGAACAGTAGGAGAGTATAACGGTCATCCTGTGGAGGTCAATCAAGGGCGTTTCGGTCCTTATGTAAAGTTCAACGAAAAGACTTTTGTAAGTCTAGAAAAGGACGACGATCCCATGACGCTTACTTTTGAGCGTGCTGCAGAGTTGATCCAGATGAAAGAAATTGCAGATGCTCCTGTTTATGTGTATGATGAGCAACCCGTTACCAAAGGCGCAGGTAGATTTGGTCCCTATATCAAATGGGCAGGAATGTTTATTTCAGTGAATAAGAAATACGACTTTGATAACCTTTCTAATGATGATATTGAAACCTTAATCAAGGACAAAATTCAGAAAGAGAAAGATAAATTAATTGTAGACTGGGAAGAAGAAGGTATACGTATTGAGAAAGCCCGTTGGGGAAGACACAATATTATTAAAGGGAAAATCAAGGTAGAGATTGCCAAAGAGATCGACCCTTTAAAGGTTACCTTAGAAAGAGCTCAAGAGCTTATAGCAAAAAAAACTCCCAAGAAAAAGGCCGCTGCTAAAAAGAAAGCGCCTGCTAAGAAAAAAGCGCCTGCTAAAAAGAAAACGACAAAAAAATAA
- a CDS encoding formimidoylglutamase: protein MALEFLKPLNDAVVAHAKLQPKQTIAKTIRLHTATDGLPDLSGVKLVVIGVLENRRDANALFQVDSLDQVREKLYELYPGNWTSNLADLGDVHAGDTVEDTYYVVNQLTAYFLRESIIPIFLGGSQDLMYPIYRAFDEFQHMINVVNVDCRFDLGDIDLPITSRSYIGKMITVEPYNLFNYSNLGFQTYFNSQEEIDLLDRMYFDAVRLGHLDNDITLAESVLRDADVVGVDMSVVRASDVAFAKANPNGLDGKQICSLSRYSGISDRLKAYGIFEINSERNTGSQLVAEMIWYFMEGYNYRSFEYPVDVSKNCLTYKVPVENEILTFYKSTDTGRWWIELPFISLVNNKLKQHTLLPCDRRDYEMACDQVLPDRWLKARRKNEI from the coding sequence ATGGCTTTAGAATTTCTAAAACCTCTGAATGATGCGGTGGTTGCTCATGCTAAGTTACAACCTAAGCAAACTATAGCAAAAACGATTCGTTTACATACTGCGACCGATGGCTTGCCTGACCTTAGTGGTGTAAAGCTGGTTGTTATAGGTGTTTTAGAAAACCGCAGAGATGCAAACGCCTTGTTCCAAGTAGATAGCTTAGATCAGGTGCGAGAGAAGCTCTACGAGCTGTATCCAGGGAACTGGACCAGTAACTTGGCAGATCTAGGAGATGTGCATGCGGGGGATACCGTAGAGGACACGTATTACGTCGTCAACCAGCTGACAGCTTATTTTTTAAGAGAATCTATTATTCCTATATTTTTAGGAGGTAGCCAAGATTTGATGTATCCTATTTACAGAGCCTTTGATGAGTTTCAACACATGATAAATGTGGTAAATGTGGACTGTAGATTTGATTTAGGAGATATTGATTTGCCTATAACCTCCCGCAGTTACATAGGTAAGATGATCACAGTAGAGCCGTATAATTTATTTAATTATAGTAATCTCGGTTTTCAGACTTATTTTAATTCGCAAGAAGAAATTGACCTGTTGGACAGAATGTATTTTGATGCCGTTCGATTGGGTCATCTAGATAATGATATTACACTGGCAGAGTCTGTTCTACGTGATGCAGATGTGGTAGGGGTAGATATGAGCGTCGTACGGGCGAGTGATGTAGCTTTCGCAAAAGCGAACCCCAATGGGCTTGATGGGAAGCAAATTTGCAGTTTGTCTAGGTATTCAGGTATTAGTGATCGATTAAAGGCGTATGGAATCTTTGAAATAAACAGCGAGAGAAATACGGGTTCACAGTTGGTAGCAGAAATGATCTGGTATTTTATGGAAGGTTACAATTATCGGAGTTTTGAGTATCCTGTCGATGTTTCTAAAAACTGTTTGACCTACAAAGTGCCTGTAGAAAATGAAATCCTTACTTTTTACAAGTCTACTGACACAGGGCGCTGGTGGATAGAATTGCCTTTTATTTCTTTAGTTAATAATAAACTAAAGCAACATACGTTATTACCTTGCGACCGTCGTGATTATGAAATGGCATGTGATCAAGTCTTGCCAGATAGGTGGTTGAAAGCCAGACGTAAAAACGAAATATAA
- the gldK gene encoding gliding motility lipoprotein GldK, producing the protein MKKLFILLAVVAFLASCGKGDRGMVVGTKGKKWHPEKPYGMTLVPGGAFIMGKSDDDIAATRNAPTKTVTVPSYYMDETEITNAEYRQFVYWTRDSLFRTELAIMAENQSALPGDNGIGEFAFLDADGANGDVLTPWQEYVQNTYGGLDRKLNNDVDLIWDTEEIPDEFYAEVYDLMYIPFDQAYNGERTIDTEKIIFTYTDLDVNAAARNRDENKTRKDFISQTPVKIYPDTTVWIRDFNYSYNEPMHNDYFYHEAYSDYPVVGVNWNQARAFCQWRTLYHNAYRKKKNVERVNEYRLPTEAEWEYAARGGLEGATYPWGGPYAKNDRGCFLANFKPLRGDYAADQALYTVEAQSYEPNEYNLYNMAGNVSEWVNSSYEAGAYDQMSSMSPIVNDKNNKRKGVRGGSWKDVSYFLQVGTRDYEYQDSARSYIGFRTVQSYMGTDLTLNAGTN; encoded by the coding sequence ATGAAAAAGTTATTTATCCTTTTAGCAGTAGTTGCCTTTCTTGCAAGTTGTGGTAAAGGAGACCGAGGAATGGTAGTAGGAACCAAAGGAAAGAAGTGGCATCCTGAAAAGCCCTATGGTATGACCTTAGTGCCTGGTGGTGCATTTATTATGGGTAAAAGTGATGATGACATCGCTGCTACACGTAATGCTCCAACAAAAACCGTTACAGTTCCATCCTATTATATGGATGAAACTGAAATTACAAATGCAGAATATCGACAGTTCGTTTATTGGACAAGAGATTCTTTATTCAGAACGGAATTAGCTATTATGGCCGAAAACCAAAGTGCTCTTCCGGGAGACAATGGTATCGGTGAATTTGCTTTTCTTGATGCAGACGGTGCAAATGGAGATGTTTTAACCCCATGGCAGGAATATGTTCAAAACACTTACGGAGGATTAGATCGTAAGTTGAACAACGATGTAGATTTAATCTGGGATACAGAAGAAATTCCAGACGAGTTTTATGCTGAGGTATACGATCTGATGTACATTCCTTTTGATCAAGCTTATAACGGAGAGCGCACTATTGATACTGAAAAGATCATCTTTACTTATACAGATTTAGATGTGAATGCTGCCGCTAGAAATCGTGATGAAAACAAAACTAGAAAGGACTTCATTTCTCAAACACCTGTAAAGATATATCCAGATACTACAGTATGGATTCGTGATTTTAACTACAGTTATAACGAGCCTATGCATAATGATTATTTTTATCATGAAGCATATAGTGATTATCCAGTAGTAGGTGTAAACTGGAATCAAGCTAGGGCTTTTTGTCAATGGAGAACCTTGTATCACAATGCATATCGCAAGAAAAAAAATGTAGAACGAGTTAATGAGTACCGTCTTCCTACTGAGGCAGAATGGGAATATGCAGCTCGTGGTGGATTAGAAGGAGCGACTTACCCTTGGGGTGGTCCATATGCAAAGAACGACAGAGGTTGTTTCCTTGCCAACTTTAAACCACTAAGAGGAGATTATGCAGCAGATCAAGCTTTATATACTGTTGAGGCTCAATCTTACGAGCCTAATGAATACAATTTATACAACATGGCAGGGAATGTGTCTGAATGGGTGAACTCTTCTTATGAAGCGGGAGCATATGACCAGATGTCTTCTATGAGTCCTATTGTAAACGATAAAAACAATAAACGCAAAGGAGTACGCGGTGGATCATGGAAAGATGTTTCTTACTTCCTTCAAGTAGGTACACGTGATTACGAATACCAAGATAGTGCAAGAAGCTATATAGGTTTCCGTACGGTACAGTCCTATATGGGTACAGATCTAACGCTCAATGCAGGTACAAACTAA
- the gldL gene encoding gliding motility protein GldL, whose translation MAQSKATKKLFNMAYGIGASIVIIGALFKILHWELDLVFYKLTGGDLLAIGLITEALIFFVSAFEPVEDDLDWSLVYPELAGGQMVGGKSKKDAPEDAQGLLSKKLDEMLKEAKLDGELMTSLGDSMRSFEGAAKGIAPTAEAMSSTKKYSEEMALAAAQMESLNSLYKIQVESSSRQNQANEAITENATKLQEQMAGLTNNLSSLNGVYGNMLGAMKG comes from the coding sequence ATGGCACAGTCTAAAGCAACAAAGAAATTATTTAACATGGCTTACGGTATAGGAGCCTCTATCGTAATTATCGGAGCACTTTTTAAGATTCTTCACTGGGAACTTGATTTAGTATTCTATAAATTAACTGGTGGTGATCTATTAGCCATAGGTCTGATTACAGAAGCATTGATTTTCTTTGTATCGGCTTTTGAGCCTGTAGAAGATGATTTAGATTGGTCATTAGTTTATCCAGAATTAGCTGGTGGACAAATGGTGGGTGGAAAATCAAAAAAAGATGCACCCGAAGATGCTCAAGGATTGTTATCTAAGAAATTAGATGAGATGCTTAAAGAAGCAAAACTTGATGGTGAATTAATGACTAGTTTGGGAGACAGCATGCGTTCTTTTGAAGGCGCTGCTAAAGGAATTGCTCCTACTGCTGAAGCCATGTCTTCTACTAAAAAATATTCTGAAGAAATGGCTCTTGCCGCTGCTCAAATGGAATCTTTAAACAGCCTTTATAAGATTCAAGTTGAGAGTTCTTCACGTCAAAACCAAGCTAATGAAGCGATTACTGAAAACGCTACAAAACTTCAAGAACAAATGGCCGGTCTTACGAATAACTTGTCTTCTCTTAATGGTGTGTATGGTAACATGCTAGGAGCTATGAAAGGATAA